A genomic region of Nymphaea colorata isolate Beijing-Zhang1983 chromosome 2, ASM883128v2, whole genome shotgun sequence contains the following coding sequences:
- the LOC116249251 gene encoding short-chain dehydrogenase TIC 32 B, chloroplastic: protein MKETLKYLLGTAGPSGFGSNSTAEQVTEKCCLFPNQLTAIITGATSGIGAETARVLAKRGLRIVIPARNVKSASEMKARIQKENPEVEIIVMELDLGSFASIRRFCSAFLSSGLPLNILINNAGKYCRKLQFTEDNFEMCFATNYLGHFLLTEMLVGRMMETAAETGVEGRIINVSSVIHSWAKREGFNLHDMLTPRSYNGTRAYAQSKLANILHAKELARLLKANNARVTVNSVHPGIVKTGIIREEKGLVTDVLYLLAGKLLKTTSQAASTTCYVALDPSIKGVSGKFFADCNESPCSSLADDQSEATKLWRQTHEMIRRKCSQDGS from the exons ATGAAGGAAACACTAAAGTACTTGTTGGGGACTGCAGGACCAAGTGGCTTTGGATCCAACTCCACAGCTGAGCAGGTCACTGAGAAATGCTGCCTGTTTCCAAACCAGTTAACAGCCATTATAACTG GAGCCACATCAGGGATTGGAGCAGAAACTGCAAGAGTGCTGGCGAAGAGAGGGTTGAGGATAGTAATTCCTGCAAGAAACGTGAAGAGTGCAAGTGAGATGAAGGCCAGGATTCAGAAAGAGAATCCGGAGGTAGAGATCATTGTCATGGAACTTGATCTTGGTTCGTTTGCTTCCATCAGGAGATTCTGCTCCGCTTTTCTCTCCTCCGGCCTCCCTCTCAATATCCTCAt AAACAACGCAGGCAAGTACTGCAGGAAGCTACAGTTCACAGAGGACAATTTTGAGATGTGCTTCGCCACCAACTACTTGG GACATTTTCTGTTGACAGAGATGTTGGTAGGGAGGATGATGGAGACAGCCGCAGAAACAGGGGTGGAGGGACGCATTATTAACGTGTCCTCAGTCATCCACAGTTGGGCCAAAAGAGAAGGATTCAACCTCCATGATATGCTCACTCCCCGCAg CTACAACGGAACCCGTGCTTATGCTCAGTCCAAATTGGCAAACATCCTGCATGCAAAAGAATTAGCCAGACTGCTAAag GCAAATAATGCAAGGGTGACCGTCAATTCTGTCCATCCCGGAATTGTCAAGACCGGCATTATTAGAGAAGAAAAGGGACTCGTTACAG atGTCCTTTATCTGCTTGCAGGGAAGCTGCTGAAAACGACATCTCAG GCAGCATCAACAACATGTTATGTAGCCCTGGACCCAAGCATCAAAGGAGTTAGTGGAAAGTTTTTTGCTGACTGCAATGAAAGTCCATGCTCGAGTCTTGCAGATGACCAGTCAGAAGCAACAAAACTTTGGAGGCAAACCCATGAGATGATTCGCAGAAAGTGCAGTCAAGATGGAAGCTGA
- the LOC116246930 gene encoding pentatricopeptide repeat-containing protein At1g60770-like, whose amino-acid sequence MAAQVAETVATPAAEAALVVAKQSLHRLLFKEGSSSRSVGKVLSRWLKDTKQFNQWEVGTSVRILRKRKKFSLALKLLETASKRGMDLTASHEAIKIDLLSKIKGIVVAEKYFTDLPEPSKNHQSYGALFNCYCNGKMTEKAETLMEKMKEQKFVSNPLAFNSLMALYSKGGKPEKVPAVIQDMKANKVMLDVFSYNVWMRSLAALGDIPGVEKILDEMKGDNSVTADWTTYSNIASIYVNAGLKEKAEDALKELESKMDVHRLPAFHFLMSLYGRTGNLTEVYRVWRSLKLACPKTVNLNYLIMIQTLVNLGDLPGAEKCFKEWEADCPKYDVRLPNVLIGAYVKGGEIEKAEAMREQAVSRGAVLNTTTWEIFFNYYFATKQFNISVKCMENAIAATGKRDKNKWTPAQETVESMMTHFEEQRDVDGAENLVQILKKAGSLNSAVYESLIRTYVAAGKKSPDMRQRLETDNLKVNPETEKMLQSIST is encoded by the exons ATGGCTGCACAGGTAGCCGAAACGGTGGCGACGCCGGCAGCCGAGGCGGCACTGGTGGTGGCGAAGCAGTCGCTTCACCGTCTACTGTTCAAGGAGGGCAGCTCCTCCCGAAGCGTCGGCAAGGTGCTCAGCCGGTGGTTGAAGGATACCAAGCAATTCAACCAATGGGAGGTCGGGACGTCGGTCAGGATACTTCGCAAACGAAAGAAGTTCTCTCTAGCCCTCAAA CTTCTTGAAACAGCTTCCAAGAGAGGTATGGATTTGACGGCAAGCCATGAAGCAATTAAGATCGATCTTCTTTCCAAAATCAAGGGGATTGTTGTTGCTGAGAAGTATTTTACTGATCTTCCTGAACCATCAAAAAACCATCAGTCTTATGGAGCTCTTTTCAACTGTTACTGCAATGGGAAAATGACCGAGAAAGCTGAAACCCTTATGGAGAAAATGAAGGAGCAGAAGTTTGTCTCTAACCCCTTGGCATTCAATAGCTTGATGGCCCTCTACTCAAAAGGTGGGAAGCCTGAAAAGGTTCCTGCTGTAATTCAGGATATGAAGGCTAACAAGGTCATGCTAGACGTCTTCTCATATAATGTTTGGATGAGGAGTCTTGCTGCTTTGGGTGACATTCCTGGAGTAGAAAAGATTTTAGATGAGATGAAGGGAGATAACTCTGTTACTGCTGATTGGACCACCTACAGTAATATTGCTTCGATCTATGTGAATGCAGGTTTGAAGGAAAAGGCAGAAGATGCACTTAAAGAACTTGAGAGTAAAATGGATGTGCATCGTCTTCctgcttttcattttctgatgTCATTGTATGGCCGAACTGGTAATTTGACAGAGGTTTACCGTGTTTGGCGTTCTTTAAAATTGGCATGCCCTAAGACAGTCAACTTGAACTACTTGATTATGATCCAGACCTTGGTTAATCTTGGTGACCTTCCTGGTGCTGAGAAATGTTTCAAAGAGTGGGAAGCTGATTGCCCAAAATATGATGTAAGATTGCCTAACGTGCTGATTGGTGCATATGTGAAGGGTGGTGAGATAGAGAAGGCAGAGGCAATGCGTGAACAAGCTGTCAGTCGGGGTGCAGTGCTGAACACAACAACATGggaaattttctttaattacTATTTTGCAACCAAGCAATTCAACATTTCTGTTAAGTGCATGGAGAATGCAATCGCTGCAACTGGGAAGAGGGATAAGAACAAATGGACGCCGGCTCAAGAAACCGTGGAGTCTATGATGACCCATTTTGAAGAGCAGCGTGATGTAGATGGCGCAGAAAATTTGGTTCAGATCCTGAAGAAGGCAGGCAGTCTTAATTCTGCAGTTTACGAGTCACTGATTAGAACTTACGTTGCAGCTGGGAAAAAGAGTCCAGACATGCGTCAGAGGCTGGAAACCGACAATTTGAAAGTGAATCCAGAGACCGAAAAGATGCTTCAATCAATTTCTACGTAg
- the LOC116249249 gene encoding pentatricopeptide repeat-containing protein At4g22760, translated as MLPTQELVSLLQRCKDFEQTRRVHGRIITSGIQWSNFVLTNLLNSCNANGNTDYAKKIFEKAQNPDVFAWNSMIRGLCRNGLFRDAISAYAQMRESSVLPISFTFAAVLKACARILEKKIGWGLHSQVCKFGFDCDVYAQTSLVDMYSKFGDMRSAQQVFDGMPERNVVSWNSVISGYVKCGELIVARKIFDDMPGKDVVSWNTLILGYVKGGDMNSAMALFYEMPERNPASWNTLIGGYIDSGNLETARQLFDSMPEKSNVSLVTMISGYARHGVVDLARELFDWACGKDRTIWNAMIACYAQNGRPREAINLFNRMLECDVKIKPDKMTIVCAISASSQLGDFSFGLWIQNYCREIGMEMDDHLITSLVDLYAKCGNVYDAYSLFLKLRNRDVVAYTAIILGCAMHGRAGDSILLFNEMVAAHVKPNSVTFIGLLTACNHCGLVDEGLQYFLSMSAVYGLHPSADHYVCMVDLLGRAGRLDEAYELIRSMPMTPHTGVWGALLLACNIHCNVKLGEIAAHQCFKLEPEASGYYVLLCNIYASAGRWDDAKRMRKAVEEQRLARIPGCSWIEIDSEPINQRPFEELNDMQMGRDLGV; from the coding sequence ATGCTCCCCACTCAAGAGCTGGTTTCGTTGCTGCAGAGATGTAAAGACTTCGAGCAAACGAGGAGGGTACATGGGCGTATTATTACCAGTGGAATTCAGTGGTCGAATTTCGTCCTCACCAACCTCCTCAACTCTTGCAACGCCAATGGGAACACCGACTACGCCAAGAAGATCTTCGAAAAAGCCCAGAATCCTGACGTCTTCGCTTGGAATTCTATGATCAGAGGGTTATGCCGTAATGGGTTGTTCAGAGACGCCATTTCTGCTTACGCTCAGATGCGAGAATCGAGCGTTCTGCCCATCTCCTTCACGTTCGCCGCCGTTCTCAAGGCGTGCGCTCGGATTCTTGAGAAGAAGATCGGATGGGGACTGCATTCTCAGGTCTGTAAGTTTGGATTTGATTGCGATGTTTATGCACAGACCTCCCTTGTGGATATGTACTCGAAGTTTGGAGACATGCGATCCGCGCAGCAAGTATTTGATGGAATGCCTGAGAGAAATGTAGTGTCCTGGAATTCTGTTATTTCTGGCTACGTGAAATGTGGGGAATTGATAGTTGCACGTAAAATATTTGACGACATGCCTGGGAAAGATGTGGTGTCGTGGAACACTTTGATTTTGGGCTATGTGAAAGGCGGGGATATGAATTCTGCAATGGCGTTGTTCTATGAGATGCCAGAGAGGAATCCTGCCTCGTGGAATACTCTCATCGGTGGTTATATTGATTCAGGTAATCTGGAGACAGCTCGTCAGTTATTTGATAGCATGCCAGAGAAAAGCAATGTGTCTTTGGTTACAATGATTTCTGGATATGCTCGGCACGGTGTTGTTGATTTAGCTCGAGAGTTATTTGATTGGGCTTGTGGAAAAGATAGAACCATATGGAATGCCATGATTGCTTGCTACGCGCAGAATGGTCGGCCAAGAGAGGCTATTAACTTGTTTAATAGAATGTTGGAGTGCGATGTGAAGATAAAGCCTGACAAGATGACCATAGTGTGTGCTATTTCTGCATCTTCTCAGTTGGGTGATTTCTCCTTTGGACTATGGATCCAGAATTATTGTCGTGAAATTGGGATGGAAATGGACGATCATCTCATTACCTCATTGGTTGATCTATATGCAAAATGTGGAAACGTGTATGATGCTTACTCTCTGTTCTTGAAATTACGAAACAGAGATGTTGTGGCATACACAGCAATAATCCTGGGATGTGCAATGCATGGCCGTGCAGGTGATTCCATTCTGCTCTTCAACGAAATGGTTGCTGCTCATGTGAAGCCAAACTCTGTTACATTTATTGGACTCTTGACTGCTTGCAATCATTGTGGTCTAGTGGATGAAGgacttcaatattttctttccatgaGTGCGGTTTATGGGCTTCATCCATCTGCTGATCACTATGTCTGTATGGTTGATCTGCTTGGACGTGCTGGGAGGTTGGATGAGGCATACGAGCTCATCAGAAGCATGCCTATGACTCCGCATACTGGTGTATGGGGTGCATTGCTTCTTGCTTGTAATATTCATTGTAACGTTAAGCTTGGCGAGATTGCTGCTCATCAGTGCTTTAAGCTGGAACCTGAGGCAAGTGGGTATTATGTTCTTCTATGTAACATCTATGCATCTGCAGGGAGGTGGGATGATGCCAAAAGGATGAGAAAGGCTGTGGAGGAGCAGAGGCTGGCAAGGATTCCTGGGTGTAGCTGGATTGAAATAGACAGTGAACCAATCAATCAGCGGCCTTTTGAAGAATTAAATGATATGCAAATGGGAAGGGATTTAGGCGTATGA